The Thermotoga caldifontis AZM44c09 genomic interval AAGCTTCCTGGCTATGTCGAGCCTGGAAATGCCGGGATTGTCTCTTATCAGTCTCAGTATCGTCGCTTCCAGTTCTGTGAGCAAAACGGCCCCTCCATTAGTTATCCCCCATTAACCAATATGATGATAAAACCACAGTAACGTTTTTGTCAAACGACGAACCAGGTCATCATCCCGTGAGAACTTTAAATAGCAGACAAAACCCGAGCTGTATTGACCACAAGCATCTAAATAGCCGTACGATTTAAGTTATCCACTGAAATCGATCTTTTGCTGGTTCGATGTTCAAACTGTTTAATCTTCCCAGTAGGTGAAACTGGTGTTCAACGTTCAAAAGTTTCTTCAACTGATGCAGCCGAAACGGTGGGTGAACTGAGATCTTATGCAGGAGTAAAGAGACATTCCGGCAATCCCATACTGACGAGAAAGGATGTGCCGTACCCTTCAGCGCTGGTCTTCAACCCCGGCGTGTGCAAATACGGTGGAAGATATGTCATGGTGTTTCGCAACGACTATGGATCTTTTGAGGAACAGAGAATCGAAGGTACCAACTTGGGACTTGCGTTCAGTGAAGATGGAATCGAATGGGAAGTCTCGTCCGAACCTTTGCCCATGTTCGTTGATGAACCGGACGCGATCAGGATCTACGATCCCAGGCTGGTGGTCTTGGAAGGAAAACTTCTCATGACCTTCGCACTCGACACGTTTCACGGTATCAGGGCGGGCATCGCGAGCACGGAAGATTTCAAGAACTTCGAATTGATACATCTTTCTACACCGGACAGCAGAAACATCGTACTCTTTCCAAGGAAAGTAAACGGTTACCACGTGAGACTCGAAAAACCGTTCCCCATGTACGGAAGGCTGGGAATGGAGAGGTTCGACATCTGGATCAGCTTTTCGCCGGATCTTCGGTTCTGGGGAGAGAGCAAACTGCTTTTGGCTGTGGAAGATGTGTCTTTTGCTAACTGCAAGGTGGGGCCTGGGGCGCCACCTATCGAAACGGACAAAGGCTGGCTGGTGATATTCCACGCGGTCGATGTCGATCCGTCAAGGGGCAAGAACGGCTGGGAAGACAAATGGACCAAGCGCTACAGCGCAGGTGTCATGCTTCTGGATCTGGAAGATCCGACGAAGGTGCTGGGCGTACACGAACAGTCCATCCTGGCACCTGAAACAGAATACGAAATCAGTGGAGGTTTCAGGAACAACGTCGTTTTTCCAATAAGAGCCGTCCTGGAAAATGAAGAAGTGAAGATCTATCACGACGCGGTGGACACGGCGATCTGCCTCGCGACGGCGAATGTGAACGAGCTGGTCGGGCTTTGTCTCAAAAATTCCTGAAGAACGTCCCTGACCCGGTGGTTCTTCAATCGAGATCTTCGGTGCGTTGATCCCCGGGTCCAGCAGGATCGATCGTGAACCGAAACGAACGCCGTTGTACAACCTTATCGTTCCCCGAGCAGGAGCTTTTTCAGATGTTCTTCTTCCTTCGCCATCTCCTGTGGTAATTCCTCTCCTTTTCTCTTCATCTCCAGGATCGTCTTCAACTTCTCGTGCACGGATTTCGTCAAAGGATACTTGAGCGCTGCGAACAGACTCAGCAACAACAATCCCACCGGGAGCAACGCGAAGAAGAATCTCAAAGCCATAATGAACGATTCACTCTGCGGTTGCTGAACGAGTTTTTTCACTCCATCGACGATCTCTTCCTTCGGTGGTATGTAACCCGC includes:
- a CDS encoding glycoside hydrolase family 130 protein — encoded protein: MGELRSYAGVKRHSGNPILTRKDVPYPSALVFNPGVCKYGGRYVMVFRNDYGSFEEQRIEGTNLGLAFSEDGIEWEVSSEPLPMFVDEPDAIRIYDPRLVVLEGKLLMTFALDTFHGIRAGIASTEDFKNFELIHLSTPDSRNIVLFPRKVNGYHVRLEKPFPMYGRLGMERFDIWISFSPDLRFWGESKLLLAVEDVSFANCKVGPGAPPIETDKGWLVIFHAVDVDPSRGKNGWEDKWTKRYSAGVMLLDLEDPTKVLGVHEQSILAPETEYEISGGFRNNVVFPIRAVLENEEVKIYHDAVDTAICLATANVNELVGLCLKNS